In Syngnathus scovelli strain Florida chromosome 16, RoL_Ssco_1.2, whole genome shotgun sequence, the genomic stretch ATCGATACCAATGAAGATTCCGTTAAGCGGAATGAGTCCAGCTCTGGCCGCGTGGGACACCGCCACGGATCCTCTGAGGGCTGCGCTGCCCACGTTGCGGGCGTCGGCCACGGCCCGGTGGACATTTCGTAGCGCTTTCCCACCAACGATGACCACCTTCCCCACCTTTGTGGCCACCTCCTGGTTGCGTGGTGTCTTCACAGTAGAGCTGACGTCTGCGACCAAGCCCACGCTCCTCCTCGTAGTCTCCTCGCAGAGAACTTCAGTGACTGCTGCGTCGAGTAGCCGAGTCTCGCTGCTGATGTCATCCAGACACTCAGCGTCCTCAATGAAGTTCTCTATCACCTCGCAGACTTTCTTCATGCACTTCTGTTTCAGTTTGTAGTCCACAACGGAGGTGACTGCGCAGTTAGCCCAACTGGCAAGACCGAGACCCAGTCCGGTCATACTAAGAACCAGCGAGGTGCCAGCTGTGATGGGAACGAGCGCCAGGCCAGCAATTGACAGCGCACCACTCACCAGGCCCAATGTGCTGCTCGCCACATTGGAGAGCTTCACCCCTTTGTTGTTCCTGACCAGCCCCTCTATGTTCTGGTCCAACTGATCCAGAAGCTCCAGCATTCTGGCCCGACGCTGGCTGAACTCGGCAAGGAAGCGGTGACACGCGTGCTCCTGTAGCCGGAACACCAACCGGAAATCTGCGTCATTCCTGGAGAAGACAGCGATGTGGAAAAAGTTCAGGGTGGTCTAGATCTGCCTCACAGTCAAGagattctgggtttgaatccggCATCACCTGATGTGGCTACACTTTTGAATGTGACGAAACATCCTGTACGTGTCGTCTGAAGATAATTCCTCAGGGAGATCTACACGGAGTTCTGTGCCAGCTTTGGAGACCAAGTTGAGGCAGAACTTGCTAGATGAAGAGCATGGAGTCAGAATGATTAATGGCTAAGGCAGTTTTGTTGTCCGTTCCAGTGGTTTACCTTTTGTCTAGGAGAAGGCATATTTGTTGCGCGGTCTGCACATATTTGTCGAGAAGATAGGCCAGCACGGCTGTGTTGTCCAGTCTGGGCAAGAAGAAGACTTTAGCATCTTGCTTCAACTCGGCAGCAAGGGGGCAGGCCCGGCGTGCCGCAGCCACGGCAAATGCCACATCGCAGCAGCCAACCCCTTGTGCAAGTTTCACCACCCCTCCACGGAAAACGAGCAGTGAGGTAGTAGCCAGCCTCTCCAGCGCCTCCACGAAGACATCCAGTTCCTCCAAGCCGAGCAAGACGTCCTTAAGCACACAGGCAAGCGCCGCTTCCAGCGCGGTTCGCCTGTTCTCCGCAGCCATCTTGCTCTTCACGTACACCAGGAGATTCTTGCCCAACTTCAGCTCTGCTCTGTTGCCGATGTCTCTTATGGTGTCGATCTCCTTCTCGCGTTGCGTCCTCCACTCGGACATATCTTTGCAGAAGCGGCTCACGGTAGACATGTCAAGCTGGGTGGCCGAGGCGTAGCAGATCAAGATCTCCTTCAGGGCATCCCTGGACAAATATCACAACTTTTAAAGTGGAAAATTTGAATATGTATTCCATTTTTCAGGGCTGTCAGGGAGGACAACGGTAGTGTAATGGATCCTCTTGGGTTTGCTTCTGTTACTACCCTAGATGAAGTGTGCTTTCGTTTGTCAGGGGAGTACCACAGGCAAATATAGCGGAAGTGATGGTGCAGAAGTGACCACAGTCAAGCCATAAAAACCAAACTAAAGATGTTTTGAGAAAGTATTGAGGGGAAATAAAGCATTCTAACGAGTTCAAAAATAACTATACCTGGACTCGTGCATGTTCCCGTCATGAAGTGGATCCAAAGTGTGTGAATGTTTTAGGGGAGTCATTCTGGATCATCTGCTCACACAAGTTTAGCAAACATGTACCttttgtttgatgagcctgactggCAGGTGAGGCCACGCCCACTTACAACCGCTTGCAACGGTTTTCTATCCAAATCCAagttgtggtctcttctcatgcAGCCCCCCCAAATGAATCTAAAAGATGTTTATTCATATTCATTGTTACTCAGTTGTCCTCTTTTTACCTGAAGACACTGAATGGAGATCAACTGGATGGCTCGTTTCCATGGAAACAACGAAAACCTCCGCTACCAATCAAAAGTGTGTGTCTTTACTTCACTCGTCACTTTATTGTTGTTACAAGCAGTTTTTGAACAGTGAAAGCACTTTTCAAAACACGACAGCACAACACGAGCGCTCTGCCTCGCTTTTTTCTTGCAAGCGTGTTCACGTAACAGGCAAACACACTGGcttccgccgccgctgctgctgctgctgcgtctGAACAAACTAACAGTCAGTCAGCAGCACACTCGTGGCCCGCAGGCGCGCCAGCACCGCGTCCATGACGATCACGTCTCTCGTCATCAGCAGCAAATGCACAAACAAATCCCCGCTGACGCCACCACAAACTGCAAAGTAGCGCTCTTGTTATGAGTATTTTGTCCACCAGATGACGCCAGAGCGTAACTAAAGACGTCACTGTCCTTTCAGCACCAAACTGAATAATTTTCTTCCCCTCTCCAGtagttaccttttttttttctgtgacatAATCACATCCAACATGACCAAATTTGTtggctcttttttttccagctcgCTTTCCATTGGATAGTCGAAAACATCGACCCGGTAGTCTCTTCGAACCTGAAGCTAAATCGAAAGTAGCACAGTTAGATTATGCACAATCTCAACTGTGGGAGGAGCGAAGTGGAGAGAGAGCGCGCACGAGACcgagcgaccccccccccccccccccccacgcaatGCCAATTAAAAATGTTGGCGTAACATCTTCGCCGAGCCAGCCATTGCTGCTgcagcgcgcacgcacgcacgcacaaccgtGGGCCTCTTTAAAGCAGCGGAGGAGCTCAGGCTGCACATCGACGAGCTCCATGTGTTCAACATCGTGACATCTTCCAAgcaagaaggagaagaagaagaagaggaggaggaggaagagaaggaggaagagaggAAAGGAGGCATGCATGCACTTCCCCAACACGCAGTAGGAGGCTTTTGACGCCTAGCGGCTCGTCCTGGGTGGCCGACCGGATCATCATCCGGCCGGAGCAGGATCAAGGAGAAGCCGCGCTCATATCGCCGACTCGTCGCccacctcccgcccgccgcatgTCGAGTGATGGTCGGCTTGGCTGGCCGGACGCCCCCCCGCTGCCCCCGGATCCCCGCGTGGTGAGCGCAGACCCCCACTCCCGGCGGAAAGAAGCCTCGACCCGGCTCTAGGGCTCCATATGGAAACGGAGGACCAGAATTTTAGGAAAAAGGCCAATCGTTTGATTGAaattagatttttgttttcttcctgaTTATTTTTGCCCAATGCAATGAATGCATTTTTTACGTTGAATTCGGGCCTGAGAGGACTtgagaggaaaagaggaaaCGAATCAAGCGTTTTTTTCCTTATGCAATGAATGCATTTTTGCTTCGATTGGCCTGCTTTATACGTCGCGAGGGCTTGACAGGTGCAGCATTTCAACGGTGAT encodes the following:
- the apol gene encoding apolipoprotein L3 is translated as MTPLKHSHTLDPLHDGNMHESRDALKEILICYASATQLDMSTVSRFCKDMSEWRTQREKEIDTIRDIGNRAELKLGKNLLVYVKSKMAAENRRTALEAALACVLKDVLLGLEELDVFVEALERLATTSLLVFRGGVVKLAQGVGCCDVAFAVAAARRACPLAAELKQDAKVFFLPRLDNTAVLAYLLDKYVQTAQQICLLLDKSKFCLNLVSKAGTELRVDLPEELSSDDTYRMFRHIQKCSHIRNDADFRLVFRLQEHACHRFLAEFSQRRARMLELLDQLDQNIEGLVRNNKGVKLSNVASSTLGLVSGALSIAGLALVPITAGTSLVLSMTGLGLGLASWANCAVTSVVDYKLKQKCMKKVCEVIENFIEDAECLDDISSETRLLDAAVTEVLCEETTRRSVGLVADVSSTVKTPRNQEVATKVGKVVIVGGKALRNVHRAVADARNVGSAALRGSVAVSHAARAGLIPLNGIFIGIDIVIICVSGVALAKGCETRMSHFLRARSALWRAEMESWQRMYDSLVRGLETFGENQAVLEAAFYLDNKRGHKQRCSIQ